A single region of the Acanthopagrus latus isolate v.2019 chromosome 11, fAcaLat1.1, whole genome shotgun sequence genome encodes:
- the efcab7 gene encoding EF-hand calcium-binding domain-containing protein 7: protein MSFQDSPRPSDEEEAFYMHCRAAYLAVFRSSLTNISSKQQLCRALQQAGRNPSQATLSKYWTSTTSKLNFDDFCEILKCEKKTEETELLRAFKKMDVNGDGYISHSELEKALTNSGEKMTTEEVNAILSLLDVNKDGKLDYAEFCRLLVSTVEQCQMALLERLEANAKLKRQNFGSQSYSPPKSSTSSAAAASQAAVTLPQPPETPRTDSDTTLKKDSRSSSRPSSARSRRSSLSNPIIMMSSSTKTSKVQEPSGLQEWQHSDVKGCFFLEDDGSISSLQYQLHIPQTTNVYLTIQPLSLSHRPDKPSSWMTVDTGLFVTSVGETKEDSTFVCFTESKDKEKYVWKGELNAGTYYLLPFTSGCKIKKRSKKSLSNKPAELVYRTDAGELDLTTELREVLSDIFEVIDMDGNGLLSLEEYNFFELRTSGEKCDKDAWAVCKENFDMRKNQLTRQGFMELNLMEATEKDGDPADLWVTLEAMGYNRMLELVDACPFQIDVYCEGTQPSIQPLSLDSGPKLLNQALQKSITTRTGAKALRGQDNIFIYTYRGEHRISSLIANKTNQKVTVHVNNEQSRNCCSSRGMSVFAVEVPARTKMVCQHVLPINDRQDWTYSCVETILPCT, encoded by the exons ATGTCTTTTCAAGACTCACCCCGTCCTTCTGATGAAGAAGAGGCTTTCTACATGCACTGCAGAGCCGCATACTTAGCTGTGTTCAGATCTAGTTTGACGAATATCTCTTCGAAACAGCAGCTATGTCGTG CTCTCCAGCAGGCAGGTAGAAATCCTTCCCAGGCAACTCTCAGTAAATACTGGACCTCGACAACATCCAAACTGAACTTTGACGACTTCTGTGAGATTCTTAAGTGTGAGAAGAAGACTGAGGAGACTGAGCTGCTGAGAGCCTTCAAAAAGATGGATGTGAATGGAGACGGCTACATTTCACACAGTGAACTGGAGAAGGCCCTCACCAAT agtggagagaaaatgaCCACCGAAGAGGTGAATGCTATTTTGTCATTACTGGACGTCAACAAAGATGGGAAACTGGACTATGCAGAA TTCTGCAGATTGCTTGTGTCTACAGTGGAGCAGTGTCAGATGGCTCTTTTGGAGAGGCTTGAAGCTAATGCCAAGCTGAAGAGACAGAACTTTGGCAGTCAGTCATACAGCCCTCCAAAGAGCTCCAcgtcatcagcagcagcagcatcgcaGGCCGCAGTGACTCTGCCTCAGCCTCCAGAAACACCAAGGACAGACTCAGATACAACACTCAAGAAAG ACAGCCGATCATCCTCTCGTCCTTCCTCCGCTCGCAGCAGGCGGTCGTCCCTGTCCAACCCAATCATTATGATGTCGAGCAGCACCAAGACCAGCAAAGTACAAGAACCCTCAGGCTTACAG GAGTGGCAGCATAGTGATGTGAAGGGCTGTTTCTTCTTGGAGGATGATGGGAGTATCAGCTCCCTGCAGTACCAGCTCCATATCCCGCAGACGACCAACGTCTACCTAACAATCCAACCACTTAGCCTCAGCCACAGACCAG ACAAGCCGTCTTCATGGATGACCGTGGACACGGGACTTTTTGTGACATCAGTTGGCGAAACCAAAGAAGACTCAacgtttgtgtgtttcactgagtcaaaagacaaagaa AAGTATGTCTGGAAAGGAGAACTGAATGCTGGGACTTATTACCTGCTTCCCTTCACTAGTGgctgcaaaataaagaaaagaagcaaaaagagCCTTTCTAATAAACCTGCAGAGCTTGTCTATAGGACGGACGCTGGAGAACTAGACCTCACCACAGAGCtcag GGAGGTGCTGTCTGACATCTTTGAGGTGATCGACATGGATGGAAATGGTTTGCTCAGTCTGGAGGAGTACAATTTCTTCGAGCTGAGGACCAGCGGAGAGAAATGTGACAAGGACGCCTGGGCTGTCTGCAAAG AGAACTTTGATATGAGAAAGAACCAGCTGACACGGCAGGGCTTCATGGAGCTGAACCTGATGGAGGCcacagagaaagatggagaccCTGCTGACCTGTGGGTCACCCTGGAAGCCATGGGCTACAACCGAATGCTGGAGCTAGTAGAT GCTTGTCCGTTCCAGATAGACGTCTACTGTGAGGGCACTcagccatccatccagccaCTCAGTCTAGACTCAGGCCCCAAGCTTCTGAACCAGGCCCTGCAGAAGTCCATCACAACCAGGACAGGGGCCAAAGCACTGAGGGGACAAGACAACATCTTTATCTACACCTACAGAGGAGAACACAGGATCTCTTCCCTCATAGCCAACAAG ACCAACCAGAAAGTGACTGTCCACGTGAACAATGAGCAGAGCAggaactgctgcagcagcagaggaatgAGTGTATTCGCTGTCGAGGTGCCAGCCAGGACAAAGATG GTGTGCCAACACGTCCTGCCCATCAACGACAGACAGGACTGGACCTACAGCTGTGTGGAGACGATACTACCCTGCACCTAA